A stretch of DNA from Halorubrum sp. BOL3-1:
GCGCCCGGAGGTTCACCGCGTCCTCGCGGTTGTACGAGACGAGCGTCTCCAGGGCCGTCTCGTCCCCGCGCTCGTACTCGCGCCACAGGCGGACCGCGTCGCGACCGGAGATATCGGGGCGGTCGCGCTCGATCCCCAGCTCCGTCTCTATCGGCTTCAGCCCGCCCGAGAGACCGATCCGCTTCGCGGGGTACATCAGATCGAGGTGGGGCGTGTCGATTTCGAGGTCGAAGGAGGTCTCCAGGAAGGGGACATCGAAGCGCGCGCCGTTGAACGTCGCGAGCAGGCTCGCGTCCGCGAACTGCTCGTTGAGCCGCCGTGCGGTGAGGTCGTCGCCGGCGACGAGCGTCGTCGTCTCTCCGTCTCGGTGGAAGCTCACCGTCGTCACTCGGTCCCGCCGCTCGTCGAGACCGGTCGTCTCGATGTCGAAAAAGCAGGTCTCCTCGCGGAAGTTCTCGTAGAGCCGCCAGCGCTCGCCCGAGGGGAACTCCCGGTCGAAGTAGGCGGAGTCGCCGTCGTCGAGCCGCGAGAGCGCCTCCGCGATGAACGACTCGATCCGGTCCGCGGTCGTCGCGCCCACCCCGGCGACGTCAACCGCGGGATCGAACTCGTCCCACGTCGTGACCCCCCTCTCCCAGAGGCGCCGTTCGGTCGTCTCGCCCACCCCCTCGACTGGGATGAAGCTGTTCTCGATGCGCATGTCCGTCCCCGAGCGACGCTGGGGTAAAAAGTCGGCGGGAGCGACGACTCGGTCGAGAGCAGGCGAACAGCTAACACGGTCCGGCCCAGAGACGAGGACGTGACCGACCGATCGAGGGAGCGGACCGTGAGCGGGGAAGGGACCGCGTGATGAGCCGAAAAGCGTCGGACGAAGTCGCGCTGATCGGCCACCGGGGCTGTGCCGGCCAGTACGCCGAGAACACGATCGAGGCGATCGAGCGCGCGTCGCCGCACGTCGACGCCGTCGAGATCGACGTGCGCCGGTGCGCGAGCGGCGAACTCGTCGTCTTCCACGACGCGGAACTCGACCGGCTGACCGAGGCCTCCGGCCGCGTCGCGGACGCCGACTGGGACGAACTGCGGACTCTGACGGTCCCCGATTCCGGCGAGCCGATCCCGCGGCTCGACGAGGTGTTCGCGGTCGCGCCCGACGAGGTCGACGTCAACGTCGAGATCAAAGGCCGGAACGTCGCGGTCGACGCGGTCGACGCCGCGAACCGGGCGGCAAACGACGTGTTGTTCTCGTCGTTTCACCCGGAGGCGCTGGCGACGCTGCGAGACCGCGAGCCGTCGACGGATCGCGCGCTCCTCGTCGCGGACGGGGGCGCCGAGCGAGCGGCCGAGGCGGCGACCGACCTCGGCTGCGTCGCGGTCCATCCCCCGATCGACCTCGCGACCGAGCCGGGCTTCGTCGAGGCGGCGCGCGAGGCGGGGCTGGCGGTGAACGCGTGGACCGCGGCCGACCGCGAGGACGTCGAGGCGCTTCTCGCGGCCGGGGTCGACGGGATCGTTGCCGACCGATGGGACCTGCTCCGCGACGTGAGCTGACCGGGGCGGATTAAGTGGTTCCCGCCCCATCAGGATCGCATGTGTGGCCGCTACACCCTCTTTACGTCTCCCGCCGACCTCGAAGACAGGTTCGACGCCGAGTTCGGCAACCACGAGCCGAGCTACAACTGCGCGCCGGGGCAGT
This window harbors:
- a CDS encoding ribonuclease H-like domain-containing protein, which encodes MRIENSFIPVEGVGETTERRLWERGVTTWDEFDPAVDVAGVGATTADRIESFIAEALSRLDDGDSAYFDREFPSGERWRLYENFREETCFFDIETTGLDERRDRVTTVSFHRDGETTTLVAGDDLTARRLNEQFADASLLATFNGARFDVPFLETSFDLEIDTPHLDLMYPAKRIGLSGGLKPIETELGIERDRPDISGRDAVRLWREYERGDETALETLVSYNREDAVNLRALADVVCEALDDEVFVDPSEEHATN
- a CDS encoding glycerophosphodiester phosphodiesterase — translated: MSRKASDEVALIGHRGCAGQYAENTIEAIERASPHVDAVEIDVRRCASGELVVFHDAELDRLTEASGRVADADWDELRTLTVPDSGEPIPRLDEVFAVAPDEVDVNVEIKGRNVAVDAVDAANRAANDVLFSSFHPEALATLRDREPSTDRALLVADGGAERAAEAATDLGCVAVHPPIDLATEPGFVEAAREAGLAVNAWTAADREDVEALLAAGVDGIVADRWDLLRDVS